The proteins below are encoded in one region of Caballeronia sp. SL2Y3:
- a CDS encoding DUF1059 domain-containing protein, translated as MTRMYIDCRECSSDSNCTIALAADSEGELMQAAVQHAVSMHQHEDSPELRKELRKFFHEGTPPLERPSA; from the coding sequence ATGACACGCATGTACATCGATTGCCGCGAGTGCTCGAGCGACAGCAACTGCACGATCGCACTGGCGGCCGACTCCGAAGGAGAATTGATGCAAGCCGCCGTGCAACATGCGGTGAGCATGCATCAGCACGAAGATTCGCCGGAGTTGAGAAAGGAACTGAGGAAGTTCTTTCACGAGGGCACGCCGCCGCTCGAAAGGCCGT